The Nitrogeniibacter aestuarii genome has a window encoding:
- a CDS encoding AraC family transcriptional regulator → MDACTDRLEALLARFPVRAQLFHSGALCGVTDFSSPGEGGQIHLIQSGVIDVIHAQLPPLHIGEPSLLMYPTPMPRRFVTDPDQGARLACARLGFEGGEGNPLVNALPRVVCVPLSQIDGAAPVLSLLFDEAFGDNCGRRALVDRLFEALMIQLLRHLMESGCVDGGMLAGMSHPSLRRALIAMHEQPAESWSLDALGAVAGMSRSAFANAFRNTVGCTPGAYLQGWRVQLAQQGLKAGRALKLIAIEVGYGSEAALSRVFKAQCGVSPRQWRQGVKP, encoded by the coding sequence ATGGACGCCTGCACGGATCGACTCGAAGCGTTGCTGGCCCGTTTCCCGGTGCGGGCGCAGCTATTTCATTCCGGCGCCCTGTGTGGTGTCACCGATTTCTCGTCTCCCGGTGAGGGGGGGCAGATCCATCTGATCCAGTCCGGCGTGATCGACGTCATCCATGCCCAGCTGCCGCCACTGCACATCGGCGAACCGAGCCTGCTCATGTACCCGACGCCGATGCCCCGGCGCTTCGTGACCGACCCCGATCAGGGCGCGCGGCTGGCCTGTGCCCGGCTGGGGTTCGAGGGGGGCGAGGGCAACCCGCTGGTCAATGCCCTGCCTCGGGTGGTGTGCGTGCCCTTGTCGCAGATCGACGGGGCGGCGCCGGTGCTCTCGCTGCTGTTCGACGAGGCCTTCGGAGACAACTGCGGTCGGCGGGCGCTTGTGGACCGGCTCTTTGAGGCCTTGATGATCCAGCTGTTGCGCCACCTCATGGAGTCGGGTTGCGTGGATGGCGGCATGCTGGCGGGCATGTCGCACCCGAGTCTGCGCCGGGCACTGATCGCCATGCACGAGCAGCCGGCCGAGTCATGGTCGCTCGATGCCCTGGGAGCGGTGGCGGGCATGTCGCGCAGCGCCTTTGCCAATGCCTTTCGCAACACCGTCGGCTGCACGCCCGGCGCGTATCTGCAGGGCTGGCGTGTGCAACTGGCGCAACAGGGGCTGAAGGCGGGGCGCGCACTCAAGTTGATCGCCATCGAGGTCGGATACGGCAGTGAGGCGGCCCTGTCGCGTGTATTCAAGGCGCAATGCGGTGTGTCGCCACGGCAATGGCGGCAGGGCGTGAAGCCTTAG
- a CDS encoding AraC family transcriptional regulator, whose translation MAETVPHRPEMQAKILRSIFNAVGLGIDDQAALLAGEGLSIGEIQDVSAHIPMVAYMRIFERLAQQRNDPTLGLTLSSRMGPELIGATGYIFMHSPDLEAAIRAYSETVFDIQEATSLRFQPGPSALVIYTITDDDIRPRRQDVEFSLGYLHTLIKAYLGGRYAPKAVYFDHSHAPGRNNHDAFFGCPVFFGQDMNALVLHGADLRRGAENFDPNLIALLQHYIQLVGERSYPVSTLSESINQMLSGMIERQSVDIALVATRLGLSETTLRRRLKQEGTTFRDLLRQKRIATARRLLFETDMSMLQVADKIGYAETASFTRAFITECGLTPSQYRREARSV comes from the coding sequence ATGGCCGAGACAGTGCCCCATCGCCCCGAAATGCAGGCCAAGATCCTGCGCAGCATTTTCAATGCCGTGGGGCTGGGCATCGATGATCAGGCGGCCTTGCTGGCCGGGGAGGGCTTGAGCATCGGAGAGATTCAGGACGTCTCGGCGCACATCCCGATGGTGGCCTACATGCGGATCTTCGAGCGGCTCGCGCAGCAGCGGAACGATCCGACCCTGGGGCTCACGCTCTCGAGCCGGATGGGCCCGGAGCTGATCGGGGCGACCGGGTACATCTTCATGCATTCGCCCGACCTCGAAGCCGCCATTCGCGCCTACTCGGAGACGGTGTTCGACATCCAGGAGGCGACCAGCCTGCGCTTTCAGCCGGGCCCATCGGCCCTGGTGATCTACACCATCACCGACGACGACATCCGCCCGCGCCGTCAGGACGTGGAGTTCTCGCTCGGGTATCTGCACACGCTGATCAAGGCCTACCTGGGCGGGCGGTATGCACCCAAGGCGGTGTACTTCGATCATTCGCACGCGCCCGGCCGCAACAACCATGACGCGTTCTTCGGCTGCCCGGTGTTCTTCGGCCAGGACATGAATGCGCTGGTGCTGCACGGTGCCGACCTGCGACGCGGGGCCGAGAATTTCGATCCGAACCTCATCGCCCTGTTGCAGCACTACATCCAGCTGGTGGGCGAGCGCAGCTATCCGGTCAGTACCCTGTCGGAGAGCATCAACCAGATGCTCAGCGGCATGATCGAGCGCCAGTCGGTGGACATCGCCCTGGTGGCCACTCGCCTGGGGCTGAGCGAAACGACCCTGCGCCGGCGCCTGAAACAGGAAGGCACCACCTTTCGCGACCTGTTGCGGCAGAAACGGATCGCCACGGCGCGACGCCTGCTGTTCGAAACCGACATGAGCATGCTGCAGGTGGCAGACAAGATCGGCTATGCCGAGACTGCCAGCTTCACCCGCGCCTTCATCACCGAGTGTGGCCTGACGCCCAGCCAGTACCGCCGCGAAGCACGCAGCGTGTGA
- a CDS encoding organic hydroperoxide resistance protein: protein MMSIENVLYRTEATATGGREGNASTADGVLNVQLSTPRELGGAGGPGTNPEQLFAAGYSACFLGALKFVAAGEKVALPATAQVSASVGIGAIPTGFGIEVDLRISVPGLPTAQVRALVDKAHIVCPYSNATRNNIDVRLSVV from the coding sequence ATGATGAGTATCGAAAACGTCCTCTATCGCACTGAAGCGACCGCCACCGGCGGCCGGGAAGGCAATGCAAGCACCGCCGACGGCGTGCTGAACGTTCAACTGTCGACCCCGCGCGAACTCGGCGGCGCGGGCGGCCCGGGCACCAATCCGGAGCAACTGTTCGCCGCCGGCTACTCAGCGTGCTTTCTCGGCGCCCTCAAGTTCGTCGCCGCCGGGGAAAAGGTCGCCCTGCCGGCCACGGCTCAGGTGAGCGCGTCGGTGGGCATCGGGGCCATCCCCACCGGTTTCGGCATCGAGGTGGACCTGCGCATCAGCGTGCCGGGCCTGCCCACAGCGCAAGTGCGCGCGCTGGTCGACAAGGCGCACATCGTCTGCCCCTACTCCAACGCCACCCGCAACAACATCGATGTGCGCCTGAGCGTCGTCTGA
- a CDS encoding glutamine amidotransferase-related protein, whose protein sequence is MKIGIIECGTNRPEWAAYGSFGSWFPPLLAQAGVPLDYAFFHAPDGKLPDDPSVCDAWLLTGSPASTYDDAPWQRRLSAFLDQVIGRQPVIGICYGHQHLHQMLGGTVEKVPDWGVGIHHYALKQRPDWLPDTLAQESSDGFHLIALHQDQVTTMAEGSTVLAASDFCPAAVTTIGDDVLTFQPHPEMAPAFAAEVYEFERQRIGDADADRALAELDGPRNVALAARWMVAFLQSRLNRRQHHG, encoded by the coding sequence ATGAAGATCGGCATCATCGAATGCGGAACGAACCGTCCCGAATGGGCGGCCTACGGCTCCTTCGGGAGCTGGTTCCCCCCACTGCTGGCGCAGGCCGGCGTCCCGCTGGACTACGCGTTCTTCCACGCGCCTGACGGCAAGCTGCCCGACGACCCGTCGGTCTGCGATGCCTGGCTGCTCACCGGCAGCCCGGCCAGCACCTATGACGACGCCCCGTGGCAACGCAGGCTCAGCGCTTTTCTCGACCAGGTCATCGGTCGGCAACCCGTGATCGGCATCTGCTACGGGCACCAGCATCTGCACCAGATGCTCGGAGGCACCGTGGAGAAGGTGCCGGACTGGGGTGTGGGCATTCATCACTACGCACTCAAGCAGCGGCCCGACTGGCTGCCCGACACGCTGGCGCAGGAAAGCTCGGACGGTTTCCATCTCATCGCGCTGCATCAGGACCAGGTCACCACCATGGCCGAGGGGAGCACCGTGCTGGCGGCGAGCGATTTCTGCCCGGCGGCGGTCACCACCATCGGCGATGACGTCCTCACCTTCCAGCCGCACCCGGAGATGGCGCCGGCCTTCGCGGCAGAAGTCTATGAATTCGAACGCCAACGGATCGGCGACGCGGACGCGGATCGCGCCCTCGCCGAGCTCGATGGCCCACGGAACGTGGCGCTCGCCGCACGCTGGATGGTCGCGTTCCTTCAAAGCCGGTTGAACAGGAGACAACACCATGGCTAA
- a CDS encoding 2Fe-2S iron-sulfur cluster-binding protein, with translation MAKITYIEADGTEHVVDIATGKTVMEGARDHNIAGILAECGGACACATCHAYIHHEWFDKLSPANPVEEDMLEFAVDTDPSRSRLTCQITVTDMLDGLIVQLPES, from the coding sequence ATGGCAAAAATCACCTACATCGAAGCCGACGGGACCGAACACGTGGTCGACATTGCGACGGGCAAGACCGTCATGGAAGGCGCCCGTGACCACAACATCGCGGGCATCCTCGCCGAATGCGGGGGCGCTTGCGCCTGCGCCACCTGTCACGCCTATATCCATCACGAGTGGTTCGACAAGTTGTCACCGGCCAATCCGGTCGAGGAGGACATGCTCGAATTCGCGGTCGACACGGATCCGTCCCGCTCCCGCCTCACCTGCCAGATCACCGTCACCGATATGCTTGATGGCCTGATCGTGCAATTGCCGGAGAGCTGA
- a CDS encoding NAD(P)/FAD-dependent oxidoreductase: MTHVIVVGAGQAGAALSARLRQQGFEGQITLIGEEPVAPYQRPPLSKKYLTGELPIDRLYLRPASFYADQNITLMTGCRVERIDRAARRVITPRGPLAYDALVLATGGRARRLPQALGGGLDGVYTVRTLADVDAMAPEFVAGRHLFIVGGGYIGLEAAAVARQRGLTVTVLDASSRILNRVASAQTADYIRAQHLAHGVEIIEGETLDHLTGVSRVDGALLSNGRQIPADFAIVGIGLAPATELAEAAGLDVADGITVDALCRTSDPAIYAVGDCASFPHGAGHLRLESVPNAIAMAEAAADAILGHGTPYRPNPWFWSDQYDMSLQIAGLSTGYDRVVSRDSDRGKSFWYFAGARLLAVDAVNDPRAYMLGKRWLEAGLSPNPAHVADASRELKSLGTS, from the coding sequence ATGACACATGTGATTGTTGTCGGCGCCGGTCAGGCCGGTGCCGCACTGTCGGCACGCCTGCGCCAGCAGGGCTTCGAAGGGCAGATCACGCTGATCGGCGAAGAACCCGTCGCCCCCTATCAGCGCCCGCCCCTGTCAAAGAAATACCTCACCGGCGAGCTGCCCATCGACCGGCTGTACCTGCGACCGGCGTCGTTCTACGCGGACCAGAACATCACGCTCATGACCGGTTGCCGGGTCGAGCGCATCGATCGCGCGGCGCGTCGGGTCATCACCCCTCGTGGCCCCCTGGCCTACGACGCACTGGTCCTGGCCACCGGGGGGCGGGCGCGGCGTCTGCCGCAAGCACTCGGCGGCGGACTCGACGGTGTCTATACGGTGCGCACCCTGGCGGACGTGGACGCCATGGCGCCGGAGTTCGTCGCCGGCCGGCACCTCTTCATCGTGGGCGGCGGCTATATCGGGCTGGAAGCGGCGGCGGTCGCCCGCCAGCGCGGGCTGACGGTCACCGTGCTTGATGCGTCGTCGCGCATCCTCAATCGCGTCGCCAGTGCACAGACGGCAGACTACATTCGCGCCCAACACCTGGCCCATGGCGTCGAGATCATCGAAGGCGAAACACTGGATCACCTGACCGGCGTCTCCCGGGTCGATGGCGCCTTGCTCTCCAACGGCCGCCAGATTCCGGCGGATTTCGCCATTGTCGGCATCGGTCTGGCACCGGCCACCGAACTGGCGGAGGCCGCCGGTCTCGATGTGGCGGACGGCATCACCGTGGACGCACTGTGCCGCACGTCCGATCCGGCGATCTACGCCGTCGGCGACTGTGCCTCCTTCCCGCATGGCGCCGGGCACCTGCGCCTGGAATCCGTGCCCAACGCCATCGCCATGGCAGAGGCGGCAGCCGACGCGATCCTGGGACATGGCACCCCCTACCGGCCAAACCCCTGGTTCTGGTCCGATCAATACGACATGAGCCTGCAGATTGCCGGGCTCAGTACCGGATATGACCGCGTGGTCAGCCGCGATTCAGACCGGGGCAAATCATTCTGGTACTTCGCCGGAGCGCGTCTGCTCGCCGTGGACGCGGTCAACGATCCGCGCGCCTACATGCTGGGAAAACGCTGGCTCGAAGCCGGTCTGTCACCGAACCCTGCCCACGTGGCGGATGCTTCCCGTGAGCTGAAATCGCTCGGTACGAGCTGA
- a CDS encoding cytochrome P450, with the protein MAKHAARPTTQLDLSDAGLWHQAVPAEEFTRLRKEAPVAWNERHDGHKGFWAVTRYDDIVTVSRDTETFSSRNGVISLDDFDDAQNDARRTLLEMDPPQHTKMRSITWAGFSPRAIAQLETSVRARAAGLLDAVVGAGPFEAVSQLTKQLPIYTLCGLLGVPEERREDMIRWSDLLIGSDDPDFVDPSFAHYPEAQRRLLPFGHPASLDAFELGREVAADRRKNPREDVITALVQGTVDGRPLTDDEFCNYFLMLVVAGNETTRHTLSHGLKALADHPDEWARFRTGGLDAKTAASEIIRWASPVHFVRRIATRDTELNGAQIAQGDKVAIYFASGNRDETQFDDPHRFIIDREKNPHMAFGKGGPHFCLGNAVAQLQIRVMLEELAKRVRSVELVRAPDRLRSNHINGVKSMQIALHPA; encoded by the coding sequence ATGGCTAAGCACGCAGCACGCCCGACGACGCAACTGGATCTGTCCGACGCCGGCCTGTGGCACCAGGCGGTGCCCGCCGAGGAATTCACCCGCCTGCGCAAGGAGGCCCCGGTGGCGTGGAACGAACGTCACGATGGGCACAAGGGTTTCTGGGCCGTCACCCGCTACGACGACATCGTCACCGTCTCGCGGGACACGGAAACCTTCTCCTCACGCAACGGTGTGATCTCGCTCGACGACTTCGACGATGCACAAAACGACGCCCGGCGCACCCTGCTGGAAATGGACCCGCCGCAACACACGAAGATGCGCTCGATCACCTGGGCGGGGTTCAGCCCGCGAGCCATCGCACAGCTCGAAACCTCGGTGCGCGCCCGCGCGGCCGGTCTGCTCGACGCGGTGGTGGGCGCCGGCCCCTTCGAGGCGGTGAGTCAGCTCACCAAGCAACTGCCCATCTACACGCTCTGCGGCTTGCTGGGCGTGCCTGAAGAGCGCCGGGAAGACATGATCCGCTGGAGCGATCTGCTGATCGGATCGGACGATCCGGATTTCGTCGATCCCTCATTCGCGCACTACCCGGAAGCGCAACGCCGGCTCCTGCCCTTCGGCCACCCGGCATCGCTCGACGCCTTCGAACTCGGGCGCGAAGTGGCGGCAGATCGACGCAAGAACCCCCGCGAGGACGTGATCACCGCCCTGGTGCAGGGCACGGTGGACGGCCGCCCGCTGACTGACGACGAATTCTGCAACTACTTTCTCATGCTGGTGGTGGCCGGCAACGAGACCACGCGGCACACCCTGTCCCACGGGCTCAAGGCACTGGCCGATCATCCGGACGAATGGGCGCGGTTCCGCACCGGCGGTCTGGACGCCAAAACCGCGGCCAGTGAAATCATCCGATGGGCCAGCCCGGTGCACTTCGTCCGCCGGATCGCCACGCGCGACACGGAACTCAATGGCGCCCAGATCGCCCAGGGCGACAAGGTGGCGATCTACTTCGCCTCGGGCAATCGCGACGAAACGCAGTTCGACGATCCGCATCGATTCATCATCGACCGGGAGAAGAATCCGCACATGGCCTTCGGCAAGGGCGGGCCTCACTTCTGCCTGGGCAATGCCGTCGCCCAGCTGCAGATCCGCGTCATGCTCGAAGAGCTGGCCAAGCGGGTGCGGTCCGTGGAGCTTGTCCGAGCGCCGGACCGCTTGCGGAGCAACCACATCAACGGCGTCAAATCGATGCAGATCGCGCTGCATCCGGCCTGA
- a CDS encoding glutamine synthetase family protein, whose amino-acid sequence MTTQREARFATVAIVDTNGLLRGQKVAGEDLAGILEHGMGMSPVQLALDPTDEIMHMPGVTDDEGDFHDSQLRVDPDSLRHIPFEVDSDSVLYLAQFTGDAAEFCPRTVLRRVLARATEMGFAPKLGFELEFTLFDESAESLRTKGFDGLTTATALPSHDLIIYQVAQSDFYTAVADMCGPLGIRLGKMHEEIGGGFMEACINANGALPAADQAVLLKNFLRVLAMKQGRTVCFMPRWSEQADSQSTHLHVSLLGTDGSPCFWDADQPHHMSETFRHFIGGLQRYLPDITLLFAPTVNSWRRFAEGTFAPPAYTWGIENRTTCLRVVGGSARSLRVENRLPCSDSNPYLAAAATIAAGLAGIADKIEPGEATVGNGYVPGHSKGAPLLRNMHEAIEAFSASDFARAWFGPRFVETFTSTRRAQRAQFEGKDLIAERRRFFELG is encoded by the coding sequence ATGACCACACAGAGAGAGGCGCGTTTCGCGACCGTTGCAATTGTTGATACCAATGGCCTGTTGCGCGGCCAGAAGGTGGCCGGCGAGGACCTTGCGGGCATTCTGGAGCACGGCATGGGCATGTCGCCGGTGCAGCTCGCACTCGACCCGACCGACGAAATCATGCACATGCCGGGCGTCACCGACGACGAGGGCGACTTCCACGACAGTCAGCTCAGGGTCGATCCGGACAGTCTGCGCCACATTCCCTTCGAAGTGGACAGCGACAGCGTACTGTATCTGGCCCAGTTCACCGGTGACGCGGCCGAGTTCTGTCCGCGCACCGTGCTCCGGCGCGTACTGGCGCGCGCCACCGAGATGGGCTTTGCGCCCAAGCTGGGTTTCGAGCTCGAATTCACCCTCTTCGACGAAAGCGCCGAAAGCCTGCGCACCAAGGGTTTTGACGGTCTGACGACGGCCACCGCGCTGCCCAGCCACGACCTGATCATCTATCAGGTTGCCCAGTCGGACTTCTACACGGCGGTGGCCGACATGTGTGGCCCGCTGGGCATCCGTCTGGGCAAGATGCACGAGGAAATCGGCGGCGGCTTCATGGAAGCGTGCATCAACGCCAATGGGGCATTGCCGGCGGCGGACCAGGCCGTGCTGCTGAAGAACTTCCTGCGTGTGCTGGCGATGAAACAGGGCCGGACGGTGTGCTTCATGCCGCGCTGGTCGGAACAGGCGGATAGTCAGTCCACCCATCTGCATGTGTCGCTGCTCGGCACCGACGGCAGCCCCTGTTTCTGGGATGCGGACCAGCCGCACCACATGTCGGAGACCTTCCGCCATTTCATTGGCGGGCTGCAGCGCTACCTGCCGGACATCACCCTGTTGTTCGCGCCCACCGTCAACAGCTGGCGCCGCTTTGCCGAAGGCACCTTCGCCCCGCCGGCCTACACCTGGGGCATCGAAAACCGGACCACCTGCCTGCGGGTGGTCGGCGGCAGCGCCAGATCCCTGCGAGTGGAAAACCGCCTGCCGTGCTCGGACAGCAACCCGTATCTCGCCGCCGCCGCCACCATCGCCGCCGGCCTGGCAGGCATTGCCGACAAGATCGAACCGGGTGAGGCCACCGTCGGCAATGGCTACGTGCCCGGACACAGCAAGGGGGCCCCGCTGTTGCGCAACATGCATGAGGCAATCGAAGCCTTCAGCGCCTCCGACTTTGCCAGGGCGTGGTTCGGCCCGCGTTTCGTCGAGACCTTCACGTCCACACGGCGCGCCCAGCGTGCGCAGTTCGAGGGCAAGGATCTCATCGCCGAACGCAGACGCTTCTTCGAGCTGGGGTAA